Genomic DNA from Gemmatimonadota bacterium:
TCCGGCATGCCGGGGTGCGAGACGATGCTCTCGTGGCCTAGTCCGTCGAAGAGGATCTGCTCGTAGATCTCGTCGGAATAGATGCGCACGTCGGGACGGCAGCGTTCCCGCACGACCTCCGCGATCCCGGCCAGTTCGTCGCGAGAGAGGACGCCGCCGGTGGGGTTCGAGGGCGAGCACAGGATGATGAGCTTGGTCCTTTCGGTCACCAGCTCCGCCAGGTCGTCGGCTGTGAACGCGAAGCCCCGATCCGCGCTGAGGGGGAGCGGCACCGGGCGTGCGCGGACGAACCTCACCCACGACTCGTAAATGGGGAAGCCCGGGGAGGGGTAGACGACCTCGTCGCCCGCGTTCACGTGGGTCGTCACGGTGTAGCCGATAGGCGGCTTCGCCCCGGGGGTCACCACGACGCGGTCGGGATCGACTTCCACGTTGCGGGTGCTCGCCACGTGGTCGGCGATGGCCTTGCGAAAGCGCGGAATGCCGGAAGGATCGCAGTACCCCGAACGTCCGGCCGCCAGCGCCTCCGCCGCGATCCGGTTGAGATGATCCGCGCTGCGAAAATCGGGGGCGCCGAGATTGAAGCGGATTACCTCCATGCCCATCTCCTCGCAACGCCGGATGTCGTCACCGACTCGGAAGGCGTTTTCCGTTCCCATGCGAGTCATGCGGTCGGCGATCAGGCCCATGCGAGGATCTCCACTCAGGTCGTGGTGGGTCGGTGGGGGGCGGACTCGGTGAGTCGTTCTAGGGTCGTAAACTTAATTGTTCTGGCAGTCCGCAGCGAAACTCGCACGAGCGCCGAAGCCTGGAACTGCCTGGCGCGGTACTGCGAGCCCCAGTCGTGCCGCAGACCGATGCCCAGGACGATCGCACGTCAGT
This window encodes:
- a CDS encoding aminotransferase class I/II-fold pyridoxal phosphate-dependent enzyme, encoding MGLIADRMTRMGTENAFRVGDDIRRCEEMGMEVIRFNLGAPDFRSADHLNRIAAEALAAGRSGYCDPSGIPRFRKAIADHVASTRNVEVDPDRVVVTPGAKPPIGYTVTTHVNAGDEVVYPSPGFPIYESWVRFVRARPVPLPLSADRGFAFTADDLAELVTERTKLIILCSPSNPTGGVLSRDELAGIAEVVRERCRPDVRIYSDEIYEQILFDGLGHESIVSHPGMPERTVLASGHSKGFAMTGWRLGWAVLPTREEAEIFTQLNINIMSCVPPFLQEAGAAAYEDPRSAAESRRMVEAFERRRDWIVPALNELPGVSCGMPKGAFYVFPEVSGMCEALGVHRAHVELPSDARDRTTPAGMLQMFLLYRYGVATMDRASFGEIGAEGQDFLRLSIANSMDDIRIGVERIAKAAADADGFAAFMRNGGPPA